The Pseudomonas entomophila genome segment GACCTGCACCTGACCGTGGCCCGGGAAAGCACCGTGCTGAACAACCAACCCAGCGGCGAGACCAGCGCCAGCGTCGCCGGCGTGGTAGCCGAGGCCCGTGAACTGCAGCAGCGTCGCCAGCACTGTGCCAATGCCTTTCTCGACCTCAAGGGGTTACGCAAGCACTGCCTGCTGGAGCCGGCCGATCAGGCGTGGCTGGAGACGGCGTGCGAACGATTGACCCTGTCGTTGCGAGCGGCGCACCGGCTGCTGAAGGTGGCACGCACGCTGGCAGACCTGGAGAAGGTTCCTACCATCGCCAGGGCGCATCTGGCGGAGGCGTTGCAGTACCGGCCCAGCGCCTGATTCAACCTGCAACCCCAGATCTGTAGGAGCGGCTTCAGCCGCGATCACCGGCAACGCCGGTGCCATGTACCACGTTGCCCGCATCGCGGCTAAAGCCTCCTACAGACACGCTCAATCGGGGTCATAGCGGAAATATATTTTGCGCGCTAAATATTATCGCGCAATATTGATTCCACGCAGCAAGCAGTCGCCAACCCCACTCAGCAGAACCTGGAGAACGACCATGACCCTTCGCAAAGCCTTCGCCCTTACCGCCACCGCCCTGACCCTCGGCACCAGTGCAGGCGCCTTCGCCACCGAAGCCACCCCCTACCGCTACGGCATGGACCTGGACATCGCCCAGGTGGTCAAGGTCGAAGCGCCCGCCAGCACCCAGGGCCACACCGGCAACGCCACCCTCACCTACCGCGACAGCAACGGCCAATTGCACGCAGTGAGCTACAGCCAGCCCACCACCCTCAGCAACCAGAACTGAACCACCGACACCTAACCGAAGGAGCCCGAACATGAAACTGTCCCGCACCCTGACCGCCGGCCTGCTGACCTTGGCCGTGAACAGCGCCTTCGCCGCCGGCAGCCCCGGCGTCGAGCACACCACCCAAGGCTTCCTCGACGCCCTGGCCTCCGGTGGCGGCAAGCCGCTGGAAACCCTCGCGCCCAAGGATGCCCGTGCGGTACTGAGCGGTGCCCAGGCCGGGGTGAAGGTCGACCTGTCCGGCATCCGCGTCGAACGCCGGACCATCCAGGCCGACGGCCAGCCGCTGGAGATCCGCGTGGTACGCCCCGAAGGCGCCAAGGGTGAGTTGCCGGTGTTCATGTTCTTCCACGGTGGCGGCTGGGTGCTGGGCGATTACCCCACCCACGAACGCCTGATCCGCGACTTGGTGGTCGGTTCCGGCGCGGCAGCGGTGTACGTCGATTACACGCCATCGCCAGAAGCGAAATTCCCCACCGCGATCAACCAGGCCTACGCCGCCACCCGCTGGGTGGCCGAGCATGGCAAGGAGATCGGCGTGGACGGCAGCCGCCTGGCAGTAGCCGGCAACAGTGTCGGCGGCAACATGGCCGCGGTGGTGGCGATCAAGGCCAAGGAGGCCGGCACGCCGAAGCTGCGCTTCCAGGCGCTGCTGTGGCCGGTGACCGATGCCAACTTCAACAACGCGTCGTACAACCAGTTCGCCGAGGGCCACTTCCTGACCCGCAACATGATGCAGTGGTTCTGGAACAACTACACCACCGACCCACGCCAGCGCGACGACATCCACGCCTCGCCGTTGCGCGCCAGCCTCGAGCAGTTGAAGGGCCTGCCACCGGCGCTGGTGCAGACCGCCGAGATGGATGTGCTGCGTGACGAAGGCGAAGCCTATGCCCGCAAGCTCGACGCGGCCGGGGTACCGGTGACCGCCGTGCGCTACAACGGCATGATCCATGACTACGGCCTGCTCAACGTGCTGAGCACGGTGCCCAGCGTACGCAGTGCCATGGACCAGGCGGCACAGGCATTGAAGCAACACCTCCAGTAGGAGTCGGCTTGCCGGCGAACACCGGCGCCGCCCAGTGCGGCGCTGGTTTCGCCAGCAAGGCTGGCTCCTACGGTACGCGGGTGCCGGGCGTACCGTTCCTCTGAACGAACGATGCGTCCCGCCCTGGCGGATTGTCGTTGCCACGGCCAGTCCGCAAAATAGCGCTCCAGA includes the following:
- a CDS encoding DUF2790 domain-containing protein, whose translation is MTLRKAFALTATALTLGTSAGAFATEATPYRYGMDLDIAQVVKVEAPASTQGHTGNATLTYRDSNGQLHAVSYSQPTTLSNQN
- a CDS encoding alpha/beta hydrolase, whose amino-acid sequence is MKLSRTLTAGLLTLAVNSAFAAGSPGVEHTTQGFLDALASGGGKPLETLAPKDARAVLSGAQAGVKVDLSGIRVERRTIQADGQPLEIRVVRPEGAKGELPVFMFFHGGGWVLGDYPTHERLIRDLVVGSGAAAVYVDYTPSPEAKFPTAINQAYAATRWVAEHGKEIGVDGSRLAVAGNSVGGNMAAVVAIKAKEAGTPKLRFQALLWPVTDANFNNASYNQFAEGHFLTRNMMQWFWNNYTTDPRQRDDIHASPLRASLEQLKGLPPALVQTAEMDVLRDEGEAYARKLDAAGVPVTAVRYNGMIHDYGLLNVLSTVPSVRSAMDQAAQALKQHLQ